The following are encoded in a window of bacterium genomic DNA:
- a CDS encoding efflux RND transporter permease subunit — protein MKVVEGAIHYPVKVAVGAILLVLFGSLALFRIPVQLTPTVEEPEISVVTVWSGASPQEVEREIVDEQEEQLQGMEGLVKMESSSSDSFGSITLTFLTGTEVDSALLKVSNRLQQVQSSPLNAEKPIVQTVSSGVSASAWFAVLPVEEGSHEGEIGQLLTYFNDFVKPEYERVPGVGSVNFFGGQERELQVIIDATALAARQITITELVNALDRENRNVSGGDFDEGKSRYVVRTLGEYTSPSDVENIVVAFRGGVPVYVRDVARVGLGHAKSIAEVYLLGQQTVAFNAVRAVGSNVLAVMDGIRKATDRVNRELLADRGLQVVQMYDETEYIDSAIDLVQQSLIVGGILAILVLMVFLRSPSSTLIVAIAIPISVIGTFLMMAWFGRTLNVISLAGMAFAVGMVVDNSIVVLENIYRHRQMGKARMRAAHDGAKEVWGAVLASTLTTIAVFVPILFVREEAGQLFRDIALAISCAVGLSLVVAITLIPSLAARILGTKEETRGEPVGGRWDPAPTAKRFSRWVTETVYWLCGTTRRRLSVVVGLTVAALGLSVALAPKAEYLPTGNQNSLFGIIQTPPGQSLAETAKLKESYREALSELWTKAPEETRDLPGGGVRSFWFVALANQAFMGISARVPERVRELLPEFNGISSKFPGSFAYVFQSSLFQRRFGAGRTIDVELTGPQLEELVARGGRVLGEVMGKLPGAQARPVPSLDLANPEVHVVTDRRRAAELGISNRDLGMMVNVLVDGAKASEYRYQGREIDLRVIAEADGPYRTHLLDQLPIAAPAGELVTVGSVARVELSTGPTQIAHRERQRAITIQVTPPEEVPLQAAMETIESEILGPMRAQGRLGGLYRAQLTGTADKLTQTARALSFNFVLAIVITYLLMAALFESFLYPFVILFSVPLAALGGFLGLGLVNLFTLQPLDVLTMLGFIILVGTVVNNAILIVHQSLEHMRSGEIEPRRAIRDAVANRIRPIFMSVSTSVCGMLPLILSPGAGSELYRGLGSVVVGGLIVSTVFTLFLVPALFSLVLDARAAVVARLVGRTAQQSI, from the coding sequence TTGAAGGTCGTCGAAGGCGCCATCCACTATCCCGTAAAGGTCGCGGTCGGGGCCATCCTGCTGGTGCTCTTCGGTTCGCTGGCCCTGTTCAGGATCCCGGTTCAGCTCACCCCCACGGTCGAAGAACCGGAGATCAGCGTGGTTACGGTCTGGTCGGGCGCCAGTCCTCAAGAAGTCGAAAGGGAGATCGTCGACGAACAGGAGGAGCAGCTCCAGGGGATGGAGGGTCTGGTCAAGATGGAGAGCTCGAGCTCGGACAGCTTCGGCTCGATCACGCTGACCTTTCTGACCGGCACCGAGGTCGACTCCGCCCTGCTCAAGGTCTCCAACCGGCTTCAACAGGTGCAGAGCTCGCCGCTCAACGCCGAGAAGCCGATCGTTCAGACGGTGAGCTCGGGGGTCTCGGCGAGTGCCTGGTTTGCTGTCCTGCCGGTCGAAGAGGGCAGCCACGAGGGGGAGATCGGTCAGCTTCTCACCTACTTCAACGATTTCGTCAAGCCCGAGTACGAGCGTGTTCCGGGGGTTGGCTCGGTCAACTTCTTCGGCGGTCAGGAGCGCGAGCTGCAGGTCATCATCGACGCGACCGCGCTGGCCGCGCGGCAGATCACGATCACCGAGCTGGTGAATGCGCTCGACCGCGAGAATCGCAACGTCTCCGGCGGCGACTTCGACGAGGGCAAGAGCCGATACGTCGTCCGCACCCTGGGCGAGTACACCTCGCCTTCGGACGTCGAGAACATCGTAGTGGCCTTCCGCGGGGGCGTGCCGGTCTACGTGCGCGACGTCGCCCGCGTCGGACTCGGCCACGCGAAATCGATCGCCGAGGTATATCTCCTCGGTCAGCAGACCGTCGCGTTCAACGCCGTGCGGGCCGTCGGGTCCAACGTGCTGGCCGTGATGGACGGCATACGCAAGGCCACCGATCGCGTCAATCGTGAGCTTCTGGCGGATCGGGGTCTGCAGGTCGTCCAGATGTACGACGAGACGGAGTACATCGATAGTGCCATCGACCTCGTCCAGCAGAGCCTGATCGTCGGCGGCATTCTGGCGATTCTGGTGCTGATGGTGTTCCTGCGCAGCCCCAGCAGCACGTTGATCGTCGCCATCGCGATTCCGATCAGCGTCATCGGCACCTTTCTCATGATGGCCTGGTTCGGGCGCACGCTCAACGTCATCAGCCTGGCCGGCATGGCTTTCGCGGTCGGCATGGTCGTCGACAACTCGATTGTCGTGCTGGAGAACATCTATCGCCACAGGCAGATGGGCAAAGCGCGCATGCGCGCAGCGCACGATGGCGCCAAGGAGGTCTGGGGTGCCGTTCTCGCCAGCACGCTTACGACAATCGCGGTCTTTGTTCCGATCCTGTTCGTTCGCGAAGAAGCGGGTCAGCTCTTCCGGGACATTGCGCTGGCCATCAGCTGCGCGGTCGGACTGAGTCTCGTTGTCGCGATCACGTTGATTCCCAGTCTGGCGGCGAGAATCTTGGGAACCAAGGAGGAGACGCGGGGCGAGCCGGTTGGCGGCCGGTGGGATCCGGCGCCGACGGCCAAGCGCTTCTCCCGGTGGGTCACCGAGACGGTGTACTGGTTGTGCGGCACGACGCGCCGCCGCCTGAGTGTCGTGGTCGGTCTGACGGTGGCGGCGCTGGGCCTGAGTGTGGCGCTGGCGCCCAAGGCCGAGTACCTGCCGACCGGCAACCAGAACTCGCTTTTCGGCATCATTCAGACCCCACCGGGGCAGAGCCTGGCGGAGACGGCCAAGCTGAAGGAGAGCTACCGCGAGGCTCTGTCGGAGCTGTGGACAAAAGCCCCCGAGGAGACGCGCGACTTGCCGGGCGGCGGTGTGCGTTCCTTCTGGTTCGTGGCACTCGCCAATCAGGCCTTCATGGGTATCAGCGCCCGGGTACCCGAGCGGGTCCGTGAGCTGCTGCCGGAGTTCAACGGCATCAGCTCGAAGTTCCCGGGCTCGTTCGCGTACGTCTTCCAGAGCAGCCTGTTCCAGAGGCGCTTCGGAGCCGGGCGCACGATCGATGTGGAGCTGACGGGCCCGCAGCTCGAAGAGCTGGTGGCCCGTGGCGGCCGCGTGTTGGGCGAGGTGATGGGCAAACTCCCCGGCGCCCAGGCGCGGCCGGTGCCGAGCCTGGATCTGGCGAACCCGGAGGTGCACGTGGTTACCGACCGGCGCCGGGCCGCGGAGCTCGGCATTTCCAACCGTGATCTCGGCATGATGGTCAACGTTCTAGTGGACGGGGCCAAGGCCAGCGAGTACCGCTACCAGGGACGGGAGATCGATCTACGGGTGATCGCCGAGGCCGACGGTCCGTACCGAACCCATCTGCTGGATCAGCTGCCGATCGCCGCCCCGGCCGGCGAGCTGGTGACCGTGGGCTCGGTGGCCCGGGTGGAGTTGAGCACCGGCCCCACCCAAATCGCCCATCGGGAGCGGCAGCGCGCGATCACCATTCAGGTAACGCCGCCAGAGGAAGTTCCGCTGCAGGCGGCCATGGAGACCATCGAGAGTGAGATTCTCGGCCCGATGCGCGCCCAGGGACGGCTCGGCGGCCTGTACCGGGCGCAGCTCACGGGGACCGCGGACAAGCTCACCCAGACCGCTCGTGCGCTGTCGTTCAACTTCGTGCTGGCCATCGTCATCACCTATCTCCTGATGGCCGCGCTGTTCGAGAGCTTTCTCTATCCGTTTGTGATTCTGTTCAGTGTCCCATTGGCCGCCCTCGGTGGCTTTCTGGGTCTGGGCCTGGTGAACCTGTTCACCCTGCAGCCGCTCGACGTCTTGACCATGCTGGGCTTCATCATTCTCGTGGGAACGGTGGTCAACAACGCCATTCTGATCGTCCACCAATCGCTCGAGCACATGCGCTCGGGCGAGATTGAGCCTCGCAGGGCGATTCGAGACGCGGTTGCCAACCGGATCCGGCCGATCTTCATGAGCGTCTCGACCAGCGTTTGCGGCATGCTGCCCCTGATTTTGTCTCCGGGCGCCGGTTCCGAGCTCTACCGCGGGCTCGGGAGCGTGGTCGTTGGCGGGCTGATCGTGTCCACGGTCTTTACCCTGTTTCTGGTGCCCGCCCTGTTCAGCCTGGTGCTCGACGCTCGCGCCGCCGTTGTCGCGCGACTCGTCGGACGCACGGCCCAACAGTCGATCTGA